The following proteins come from a genomic window of Meles meles chromosome 1, mMelMel3.1 paternal haplotype, whole genome shotgun sequence:
- the EBAG9 gene encoding receptor-binding cancer antigen expressed on SiSo cells has protein sequence MAVTQFRLFKVCTCLATVFSFLKRLICRSGRGRKLSGDQITLPTTVDYSSVPKQTDVEEWTSWDEDAPTSVKIEGGNGNVATQQNALEQLEPDYFKDMTPTIRKTQKIIIKKREPLNFGIPDGSTGFSSRLAATQDMPFIHQSPELGDLDTWQENTNAWEEEEDAAWQAEEVLRQQKIADREKRAAEQQRKKMEKEAQRLMKKEQNKIGVKLS, from the exons ATGGCTGTCACACAGTTTCGGTTATTTAAAGTTTGTACCTGCCTTGCAACAGTATTCTCATTCCTAAAGAGGTTAATATGCAG atctGGCAGAGGACGGAAATTAAGTGGAGACCAAATAACTCTGCCAACTACAGTTGATTATTCATCAGTTCCTaaacag ACCGATGTGGAAGAGTGGACTTCCTGGGATGAAGACGCCCCCACAAGTGTAAAGATTGAAGGAGGCAATGGGAATGTAGCAACGCAACAAAATGCTTTGGAACAACTGGAACCTGACTATTTTAAGGACATGACACCAACTATAAGGAAAACTCAGAAA ATCATTATAAAGAAGAGGGAACCATTAAATTTTGGCATCCCAGATGGTAGCACAGGTTTCTCTAGTAGATTAGCAGCTACACAGGATATGCCTTTTATTCATCAATCT CCTGAATTAGGTGACTTGGATACCTGGCAGGAAAATACCAATGcatgggaagaagaggaagatgcGGCCTGGCAAGCAGAAGAAGTTCTGAG GCAGCAGAAGATagcagacagagaaaagagagcagcagaacaacaaaggaagaaaatggagaagGAGGCACAGCGGCTAATGAAAAAGGAACAGAACAAAATTGGCGTGAAGCTTTCATAA